The Oceanispirochaeta sp. genome includes a window with the following:
- the rodA gene encoding rod shape-determining protein RodA, translating to MKVKFNFSSIFGFDFFLFISVQLLMVIGIFFIYSSGVNSNGIVVSSEYMKQIVWVISGDMLLLIVSFVDYKTFKVLSPWLYLIVLFLLLLTASFGQVVNGSRSWIGIGSLGIQPSEISKLTTILFLSSYLENNRNSIQSLKTFIISLLIIAIPMGLVLIQPDLGTAMVFIPIFIVIMYMAGGKSRYLVFLISTGLLTILFSMFPYYTMFISKSGSNSIIFFTDQKVMTVISLTVAAIAVISMVGYRFTRKGYFYMLSSLLTVTGISYVLSFFARKVLKEYQVMRLIVFLDPQVDPRGSGWNIIQSVTAVGSGGAFGKGYLQGTQSHYRYLPEQSTDFIFSIISEEIGFMGNLLIIILFSIIFWRCINIILKSRDLFGSLIASGMVGMIFFHFMINIGMAIGIMPITGIPLVFLSYGGSSLWTILFGIGILLSVYHRRYKNAN from the coding sequence TTGAAGGTTAAGTTCAATTTCTCTTCCATCTTTGGATTTGATTTTTTTCTATTTATTTCTGTTCAACTTCTGATGGTTATAGGGATTTTCTTTATCTACTCCAGTGGTGTCAATTCAAATGGTATTGTTGTGAGCAGTGAGTATATGAAACAGATAGTCTGGGTCATCAGCGGAGACATGTTGTTATTGATAGTTTCCTTTGTGGATTATAAGACCTTTAAGGTTCTTTCTCCCTGGCTCTACCTGATTGTTTTATTTCTTCTCCTTTTGACTGCCTCTTTTGGACAGGTCGTCAACGGCTCAAGATCCTGGATTGGAATTGGTTCTCTTGGAATTCAGCCCTCAGAAATATCTAAATTGACAACCATATTGTTCCTGAGCAGCTATCTTGAAAATAACCGTAATTCAATCCAATCATTGAAAACATTTATCATTTCCCTCCTCATTATCGCCATTCCCATGGGACTGGTGCTGATCCAACCGGATCTGGGTACGGCCATGGTTTTTATACCTATTTTTATTGTCATCATGTATATGGCCGGTGGGAAAAGCCGTTATCTTGTTTTTTTGATTTCCACGGGACTTCTCACCATTCTTTTTTCAATGTTTCCTTATTACACCATGTTCATATCCAAGTCGGGCAGTAACTCAATCATTTTCTTTACGGATCAAAAAGTGATGACTGTCATCAGCCTGACTGTGGCGGCCATAGCGGTCATCTCAATGGTAGGCTATCGATTTACCAGAAAGGGATACTTTTATATGCTCTCATCCCTGCTGACAGTCACAGGAATATCCTATGTTCTCTCTTTTTTTGCCAGGAAGGTCTTAAAAGAGTATCAGGTCATGCGGCTTATTGTATTTCTTGATCCTCAGGTTGATCCCAGAGGATCGGGTTGGAACATAATACAATCGGTTACGGCTGTAGGATCGGGGGGAGCCTTCGGTAAGGGCTACCTCCAGGGAACACAATCTCACTACCGCTATCTTCCTGAACAAAGCACAGACTTTATTTTCTCAATTATCTCCGAAGAGATTGGTTTTATGGGGAATCTCCTTATAATCATTCTCTTTTCTATAATATTTTGGAGATGCATCAATATTATCCTGAAATCACGGGATCTCTTTGGTTCCCTGATTGCATCCGGGATGGTAGGAATGATATTCTTTCACTTCATGATAAACATCGGAATGGCTATAGGAATCATGCCCATAACAGGCATTCCTCTTGTCTTTCTATCCTATGGAGGATCATCGCTGTGGACCATTCTTTTCGGGATAGGCATCCTTTTAAGTGTGTATCACAGACGATATAAAAACGCAAATTAA
- the mrdA gene encoding penicillin-binding protein 2: protein MNSRDKINRTRILVLCSFFVIIVFFYIYKLFNLQIVDNLIYERKAKAVSQRSNIIPAQRGRIFDRYMDVPLAMNVDSFAVNFISADGDETTFPAMLEVLSKILNISLDELQKEFLDNRFSSYIPIEIADGVSYEMITEIAENIEQFPGITWSSKPKRFYNITGSIAHVLGYVGNITNEELQVLYNRGYVSSSVLGKNGIEKQYDHILRGKNGKIFNTVDVKGQQMNKEGNIQAPENGYDLVLTIDRHIQELAEKALGLRKGSVVVLNPKNGEVLALVSYPGFNPNLFNQPGPESFGALSLNSDFPFLNRAIQSSYAPASTFKILMASALLEEGTVSENRLVDCTGSMELGNRTFLCWKKTGHGKLNLGEALAESCNIYFGTMGVENLGIEKISEYALSFGLGAVTGIDLQGEVAGNVPSPAWKEQSYNSSWTGGDTLNASIGQGFVAVTPLQLANVVAAIANDGEIYRPHLLKQVVNTSNRSIVEEITPEVLRKTNLSQENLYKMRNYLRKVITEGTAEVVILNDKVKVAGKTGTGEVGLKENWHSWFASYGPWTEDNKNEKLVVITMIEASNEWEWWAPKAADIIYQGIYGKMNYEETIRYMKSRGVWYTRDIQLEDQIEG from the coding sequence ATGAATTCCAGAGATAAAATCAATAGAACCAGAATTCTAGTCCTCTGCTCTTTCTTTGTGATTATTGTGTTCTTTTATATTTACAAGCTCTTCAACCTCCAGATTGTAGACAACCTCATCTACGAACGGAAAGCCAAGGCTGTCTCTCAGCGATCCAATATCATACCGGCTCAGAGAGGCCGTATTTTTGACAGGTATATGGATGTTCCTCTAGCCATGAACGTGGACTCCTTTGCAGTCAATTTTATTTCCGCCGATGGAGATGAGACTACATTTCCCGCCATGCTTGAAGTTCTTTCGAAAATTTTGAATATATCCCTGGATGAACTACAGAAAGAATTCCTTGATAACCGTTTCTCTTCCTACATCCCCATCGAAATTGCCGATGGTGTTTCCTATGAAATGATTACTGAAATTGCCGAGAATATTGAACAATTCCCCGGTATAACATGGAGCAGCAAGCCTAAAAGATTTTATAATATAACCGGCTCCATTGCTCATGTCCTGGGATACGTTGGCAATATTACCAACGAAGAACTGCAGGTACTGTACAATCGGGGCTATGTCTCCAGTTCTGTTCTAGGAAAAAACGGCATTGAAAAACAATATGATCATATTCTGAGAGGAAAGAATGGGAAGATTTTTAACACCGTAGATGTCAAGGGACAGCAGATGAATAAGGAGGGCAATATTCAAGCCCCCGAAAACGGATATGATCTGGTTCTCACAATTGACAGGCATATTCAGGAGTTGGCTGAGAAAGCTTTGGGTCTACGAAAAGGATCTGTTGTTGTTTTAAACCCGAAAAATGGGGAAGTTCTGGCCCTGGTTTCCTATCCCGGTTTTAATCCGAATCTCTTCAATCAGCCCGGACCAGAAAGCTTCGGCGCCCTGTCACTGAATTCGGATTTTCCCTTCCTGAACAGGGCGATTCAGTCCTCCTATGCACCTGCATCCACCTTTAAAATACTCATGGCTTCAGCTCTACTCGAAGAGGGTACCGTCAGTGAAAATAGACTGGTAGACTGTACAGGCAGCATGGAGCTGGGAAACAGGACATTTTTGTGCTGGAAGAAGACAGGTCATGGAAAGCTCAACCTGGGAGAAGCTCTGGCTGAATCCTGCAATATTTATTTCGGAACCATGGGTGTTGAAAACCTGGGGATTGAAAAAATTTCCGAGTACGCTCTCTCCTTCGGACTGGGGGCAGTGACAGGAATCGACCTGCAGGGAGAAGTGGCAGGAAATGTTCCCTCTCCTGCCTGGAAAGAACAGAGCTATAACAGCTCCTGGACGGGAGGGGATACTCTCAATGCCTCCATTGGACAGGGATTTGTGGCTGTGACTCCCCTGCAGCTCGCCAATGTCGTCGCGGCTATTGCTAATGATGGTGAGATTTACAGACCTCATCTTTTAAAACAGGTTGTAAACACATCCAACCGCTCTATTGTTGAGGAAATAACACCGGAAGTCTTGAGAAAGACGAATTTGAGCCAGGAAAACCTATATAAAATGAGAAATTATTTACGCAAGGTCATCACTGAGGGAACGGCAGAAGTTGTTATTCTCAACGATAAGGTCAAAGTAGCCGGAAAAACCGGTACCGGAGAAGTAGGACTGAAAGAGAACTGGCACTCCTGGTTTGCCTCCTACGGGCCATGGACGGAAGACAACAAGAATGAAAAATTAGTGGTTATCACCATGATTGAAGCATCCAATGAGTGGGAGTGGTGGGCTCCCAAGGCGGCAGACATCATTTATCAGGGCATTTACGGCAAAATGAATTATGAGGAAACTATCAGATATATGAAATCAAGGGGAGTGTGGTACACGAGAGATATCCAACTGGAGGATCAAATTGAAGGTTAA
- the mreD gene encoding rod shape-determining protein MreD: MKKSLTILGLMIFSILIKTTLSRYITLSLGTPDITLIILVYISIRYGSVSGQMTGFATGLMEDFLSLSPLGFNSLIRTIIGFLTGLFHDRLIMDPVLFPILSVSLMTLLKGALSWLILQTFNVEYSGKIFITTSFGFELLMNALLAPFLFQLIKIFFDLILKERKTL; the protein is encoded by the coding sequence ATGAAAAAATCACTTACCATACTGGGGCTGATGATCTTTTCAATTCTGATCAAAACGACTCTTTCAAGATATATAACATTGAGCCTGGGAACTCCGGACATAACACTGATTATTCTTGTATATATCTCTATCCGTTATGGAAGTGTAAGCGGACAGATGACCGGTTTCGCCACGGGATTGATGGAAGATTTCCTGAGTCTTTCTCCCTTGGGATTCAATAGTCTGATCAGGACCATCATTGGATTTTTAACCGGTCTTTTTCATGACAGACTCATTATGGATCCTGTTTTATTTCCTATTCTGTCTGTTTCATTGATGACATTGCTCAAGGGGGCTTTATCCTGGTTGATACTGCAAACTTTCAATGTTGAATATTCTGGAAAGATTTTCATAACAACATCCTTCGGATTTGAGCTGCTGATGAACGCCCTGTTAGCCCCGTTTTTGTTTCAGCTTATTAAGATTTTCTTTGATTTAATCCTTAAAGAAAGGAAAACCCTTTAA
- the mreC gene encoding rod shape-determining protein MreC gives MAINQRSNRFWGVPSFLILIALNILILIFSTNMMLLSPKSVGMSVLSLFQQGIHGTITWVTDTVNSINELKHLKDQYDQTLAKLNEFQEMNRNFEEIIQENALLREQLGFSKSLDLAHIPAKIIGKDPVNLFSSFIIDKGSLDGISKNMPVTAYQNGVIGLVGKVIQTGFNSSQVIPLYNSTSYVASRFQYSRYEGLISGLGDTENHLIMDYVKKTALAQINVNDMVITSGMQSLYPGGIYIGKVESITSREYDTSLEIEVSPTIDFGNLEFVFILTGKPEQNE, from the coding sequence ATGGCAATAAATCAGCGAAGCAATCGATTCTGGGGAGTCCCGTCCTTTCTGATACTTATAGCTCTTAATATACTAATTCTCATATTTTCAACAAATATGATGTTGCTTTCACCCAAATCTGTGGGAATGAGTGTTTTATCATTGTTTCAGCAGGGTATTCATGGAACGATTACCTGGGTGACAGATACGGTGAATTCGATTAATGAACTGAAACATCTCAAAGATCAGTACGATCAGACACTGGCTAAACTGAATGAATTTCAGGAAATGAATAGAAATTTTGAGGAAATTATTCAGGAAAACGCGCTATTACGAGAGCAGTTAGGATTTTCCAAGTCCTTGGATCTGGCTCATATACCGGCCAAAATTATCGGCAAGGATCCGGTTAATCTTTTTTCATCCTTTATCATAGACAAGGGCAGCCTGGACGGCATCAGCAAGAATATGCCGGTAACAGCCTATCAAAACGGTGTCATCGGCCTTGTGGGGAAGGTTATTCAAACAGGGTTTAATTCGTCTCAGGTTATCCCCCTATATAACAGTACCAGCTATGTAGCCTCACGTTTTCAGTATTCAAGGTATGAAGGATTGATCAGTGGATTGGGGGATACAGAAAATCATCTGATTATGGATTATGTAAAAAAGACAGCTCTTGCACAGATCAATGTAAACGATATGGTGATCACATCAGGAATGCAGTCACTTTATCCCGGAGGAATATATATCGGAAAAGTTGAAAGCATTACATCGAGAGAGTACGATACATCTCTTGAGATTGAGGTGTCTCCAACCATTGATTTCGGTAATCTGGAGTTTGTATTTATCCTGACGGGAAAACCGGAGCAGAACGAATGA
- a CDS encoding rod shape-determining protein, with translation MARSKKLFDGFSTDIGIDLGTCNTLIYVRGKGIVCSEPSVVAVERGTKKVVAVGTEAKAMLWKTPGDIIAIRPLRDGVIADLETTEKMLRYFIAKVLPKRWIIKPRMVIGVPSCITEVERRAVEESAFKAGAREVKIIEESLAAAIGANIPIFEPAGHMVVDIGGGTTEISVISLGGMVVSNAIRLGGDGFDIAIIKHVRTVHNLIIGEQTAEKLKISIGNASPDNKIEKMEIKGTDAITGLPRRLEIDSVEVREALQEPINAIVEEVKRTLGQTPPELAADIVERGIVMTGGGSALKGLPKLLSKETGVPVILAENPLLCVALGAGMYFDYAKGANSNRSIYDNLNS, from the coding sequence ATGGCTCGATCAAAGAAACTATTCGACGGATTCTCAACTGATATCGGTATTGATCTGGGAACCTGCAACACTCTAATATATGTCAGGGGAAAAGGAATTGTCTGCAGCGAGCCTTCAGTCGTGGCTGTAGAGCGGGGAACAAAAAAAGTTGTTGCCGTGGGGACTGAAGCCAAGGCAATGCTCTGGAAGACACCTGGAGACATCATTGCCATCCGACCCTTAAGGGACGGTGTCATTGCCGACCTTGAAACTACAGAAAAAATGCTTCGGTATTTCATTGCAAAGGTTCTTCCTAAAAGATGGATTATCAAACCGAGAATGGTTATTGGTGTACCCTCCTGTATTACAGAGGTGGAACGAAGAGCCGTGGAAGAGAGCGCCTTCAAAGCAGGGGCGAGAGAAGTCAAAATAATCGAAGAATCACTGGCTGCAGCCATTGGTGCTAATATACCAATCTTTGAGCCGGCAGGACATATGGTTGTTGATATTGGTGGCGGAACAACAGAAATTTCTGTCATTTCTCTCGGTGGTATGGTTGTCTCCAATGCCATCAGACTGGGGGGAGATGGCTTTGATATTGCCATAATCAAGCATGTCCGAACTGTACACAATCTGATTATCGGGGAGCAGACTGCTGAAAAATTAAAAATCAGCATTGGAAATGCTTCTCCGGATAATAAGATTGAAAAGATGGAGATTAAAGGAACAGATGCAATCACCGGCCTTCCAAGGCGTCTTGAAATTGATTCAGTAGAGGTCAGAGAAGCCCTTCAGGAACCAATCAATGCCATTGTAGAAGAGGTGAAGAGAACTTTGGGCCAGACTCCTCCCGAGCTTGCAGCGGATATCGTTGAGAGAGGAATCGTCATGACCGGCGGTGGATCTGCTCTTAAGGGATTGCCGAAACTGCTGTCCAAGGAAACGGGTGTTCCTGTTATTCTGGCTGAAAATCCCCTCCTTTGTGTTGCTTTAGGTGCAGGAATGTACTTTGATTATGCCAAAGGGGCAAACAGCAATCGCAGTATTTATGATAATTTGAACTCTTAA
- a CDS encoding tetratricopeptide repeat protein — protein MFKKSHPSRKGIILPLILTVMLLCMAVWGIFRGSIFFNRQLKAQPTDLNLIRLWNLQDYDSILELTGTSLEINPMDPYNLIFSGFAGYHKAISQISVDEVNVYLNQAILDLRKALILKDIPQIELVYYILGKSYLYKGKYYADLSIKYLQKAMDEGYENQDSYEFLGEAYSYLDDYEKSIQSYETALKKFQSDRLYLKIAEDSFKFGEYDKAAEYYKILIEETSDESLRKKGLFHLGKLYYDIKNLKRAEETFITLTDLDPTVAEAYFLLGEINFLNQENQSARSYWHQTLRIDPEHRGARLRLYN, from the coding sequence GTGTTTAAAAAGAGTCATCCATCCCGAAAAGGAATTATTCTACCCCTTATCTTGACAGTGATGCTTCTGTGCATGGCTGTCTGGGGTATATTCCGAGGCTCAATTTTCTTCAATAGGCAACTCAAGGCCCAGCCGACAGATTTAAACTTGATCCGTTTATGGAATTTACAAGATTATGATTCCATTCTCGAACTGACCGGGACCAGCCTGGAAATTAATCCCATGGACCCATACAATCTGATATTTTCCGGGTTTGCCGGCTATCATAAAGCCATCTCACAGATATCGGTTGATGAAGTCAATGTCTATCTGAATCAAGCAATTCTGGACCTTAGAAAAGCTTTGATCCTTAAGGATATCCCTCAAATTGAATTGGTTTATTATATTCTGGGTAAATCATACCTCTATAAAGGGAAATATTATGCCGATCTTTCCATCAAATACCTGCAGAAAGCTATGGATGAAGGGTATGAAAACCAGGACAGTTATGAGTTTTTGGGAGAAGCCTATTCATACCTTGATGATTATGAAAAGAGCATACAATCTTATGAAACTGCCCTGAAAAAATTCCAATCAGACAGGCTTTATCTTAAAATTGCTGAAGATTCTTTCAAATTCGGGGAATATGATAAAGCCGCTGAATACTATAAAATCCTCATTGAAGAGACAAGTGATGAATCTTTAAGAAAAAAAGGGCTTTTTCATCTGGGAAAACTTTATTATGATATAAAAAATCTGAAGAGGGCCGAAGAGACATTTATAACTCTTACAGATTTAGACCCGACCGTGGCAGAGGCCTATTTTCTACTGGGTGAGATAAATTTTCTCAACCAGGAAAATCAATCGGCACGGTCCTATTGGCACCAGACCTTAAGGATTGATCCGGAGCACCGGGGTGCACGGCTTAGACTATATAACTGA